The sequence below is a genomic window from Aerosakkonema funiforme FACHB-1375.
CTTATATTTGGTATGTGGAGTGTGGCTGGGCCAGTTTCTGGACAGGCACTCGTACCCCACACACTGCAACTCGATTCGGCTCAGCTGGAGCAGCAGGGCATCAGTCTGGCACAAGAAGCTGCACAATTAGCACAATTTCAACAATACGAAGTAGCTTTGTCGCGAGCAAGGCTGGCAACGCAGCTAGCTCCCAAAAATTATCAAGCTTGGTTCCTCTTAGGCGGCTTGTATTTACAAACAAATCAGGCGGACAAAGGAATTGACGCCTTGCGGCAGGCAAGGTCTCTCAAACCTGACGAACCATCAATTTTGTTCGCAATCGGGTCGGCTTATTTTCAACAAGAGAAGTACCAAGACGCGATCGCTTCCCTGCAAGAAGGTTTGAAGCTCAAACCTGACTCAGCAGAAGCTTTATTTGACTTAGGGAACTCTTATTATCGCTTAAAGAAGTTTCCGGATGCGATCGCCCAGTATCAAAAAGCAGTCTCATCTGATGGCAAATTCTGGCCTGCGATTAACAACATCGGACTGATTAAATACGAACAGGGCGATATGCAAGGAGCAATTAAACAGTGGGAAGCCGCCCTCGCGATTGAAAAAGAAGCGGCAGAACCCAAACTGGCTATAGCCGTTGCGCTTTATACTAAAGGCGATCGCGAACAGGGTTTGGCAATGGCAGAAGCAGCTCTGAAAACAGACGATCGCTATGGGGATGTAGAGTTTTTGAAAGAAAATCTCTGGGGCGAAAAACTGATAAGAGATACTCAAAAACTCATAGAAACTCCCAGAATACAAGCTACCCTCGCTCAAAGTCAAAGTCAAACAGAGCGAAAACCGTCTAATTAGGGGCTAGAAAGTCAAAAGTCAAAAGTCAAAAGTCAAAATTCCTCCCTCTTCTCTCTCCCTCTTATTTTTGATTTTTGACTTTCCCTAGCCCAATTAACTTGCTTTTAATTGTACGCGAGCGCTCTGTCGCACAGGGATATCGATCGCAAACTCCGCTCCCTCTCCCGGTTTTGACAGGCACTGTATTCTTCCGCCGTGTTTTTCTACAATTATTTGATAACTGATAGCTAATCCCAAACCAGTACCTTTACCTGGCTCTTTTGTCGTAAAAAATGGCTGGAATAGTTGCCCTTTTATACAATTGTTAATCCCAGGCCCATTATCTTTTATAATAATTCTTACCCAATCCCGATTAAGAACGGAAGTACTAATCCAGATACAAGGCGAGGGATACGAAACAGGCAATTCTTTCATCTGTTCCTGAAGCGCATCAATGGCATTACTCAAAACGTTCATAAATACCTGATTTAGTTGTCCGGCATAACATTCCAAAAAAGGTAAATCTCCATATTCTTTGATAATTTCGATAGTTGGACTATCGGATTTAGTTTTGAGACGATTCTGCAAAATAACGAGCGTACTATCGATACCTTCGTGAATATTGACTTGCTTCATTTCAGCTTCGTCAAGTCTGGAGAAGTTCCGCAACGTCAAAACAATTTTGCGAATCCGATCGGCACCAACTTTCATGGAAGATAAGATTTTAGGTAAATCTTCCCAAACAAAGTCAAATTCCTTCTCTTCAATCAAAGCACGAATTTTCGGGTCTGGGTTTGGATAACACTGTTGATAAAGCTCGAATAAATCGATAATGGATTGAATATATGCGCTCACATGATCGAGGTTCCCGTAAATGAAATTCACGGGGTTGTTGATCTCGTGCGCCACACCAGCAACGATTTGACCGAGACTAGACATTTTTTCGCTTTGGATCAACATCGCTTGGGTACGCTGCAATTCTTCCAAGGCAAGTTCTAGCTGCGCTGCTTTTTCTCTAGCGCAAGCTTCCGATTGCCGCAATGCTTCTTCTTTTTCTTGGCGGTCGCGCAAGTTTTCTCTTAACTGTTTTACGTGAGCCAGTGTTTTGTTAATCGTAATCTCTAAATCTTCAAAATCTATCGGCTTAGTTAAAAAATCAAAAGCCCCGCTATTCATCGCCTTTCTGATATTTTTTATATCGCTATAGGCTGATATTACTACTGTTTTGAGCGTCGGAACCATATCATTAAGTTTAGCCACCAAAGCCAAGCCATCCATAATCGGCATATTAATGTCCGTCAGCACCATATCCAAGTCTGGATATTCTTGCACTTTTTGGAGGGCTTCTTGACCATTCCGGGCAAAAATAAGTTGATATTCTGCTGCCCGTACTTTTTTTCTAAATTTTTGCGTTATCAGGGATTCTAAGTCCGACTCATCATCAACAAATAGCAGTTTATAAGTCATATTATTCCTTGCTAAATGATTATTTTATCGTTTTTAAATTTATTCAAAATAACTTCCCCAAAGAGAAATTGACCTAATTCTGCAATTATGCAGACTCGAAGATAATCGTCTGGCCAGATGAATGAAAAAAATTAGATAGTTTTAGCATTAGAATTACACCCGCTCGGAATTTCTATACAGAACTTTGTTCCTTGGCCCAATGCTGACAAACAATTCAACATTCCACCGTGCTTTTCCACCACAATTTGGTAGCTGACGTACAAACCCAAACCCGTACCATTACCTATAGATTTGGTAGTGAAGAAAGGTTCAAAAATCCGTTCTTTTACCCCTGGAGCCATTCCTGTTCCATTATCTCCTATTTCAATGGCGATACGGTAATTTTCTGCAATTATAAAAGTACGAATGGTTATGGACGGAGAGTGGTTAGGGATATTATCAAAAGGCGGTTGTACGTAGAAATTATCCAAGGTATCGATCGCATTCGCCAGGATATTCATAAACACTTGGTTGAGTTCGGCTGCATAACATCTAACTAAAGGTAGATTTCCGTACTCTTTAATCACTTGAATAGCAGGACGTTCTTCGTTTGCTTGCAGTCGATGCTGTAAAATCAACAGCGCGTTTTCTAGCCCATCGTGAATATCAACAGGCTTCATGTCTGCTTCATTTAAGCGGGAAAAGTTACACAGAGATAAGACAATATGGCGAATGCGATCGACACCTACTTTCATCGAACTCAGAATTTTGGGTAAGTCTTCAATCAAAAATTCTAAATCGAGCGTTTCCATTTCTGTTTCGATTTCAGTAATCCTATCGGTGCAATGCTGCTGATAAAGATGCAACAGGTTTAGTATTGCTTTTTGCTGGCATTTTTATCTCCTTACAAAATAAAACCTAGATCTCCCCAAAAACTAGACGTTTCAAATTGTCAAAATTAATCGGCTTATTGACATAATCATTTGCTCCATAAGCAATTGCCTTTTGATAAGTATTTTCGTCTCCATAAGCCGTGATCATAATAACTTTTAAACTCTTGTAATTGGTTTTGATTATTTTTAGGAGTTCCAGCCCATTCATTCCTGGCATATTGATATCTGAAAGGAGCAATACAACCGACGCTTCTCCCTGTTTTTGTAGGTAATCTAGCGCCGCTTCTGCCGACAAAGCAAAATTAAATTCTATTTTTCCATCTTTGATTTCTCTTCTAAATTTTTGCTTGAACAAAAATTGGATATCTTCCTCATCATCTACAACCATAACTTTCATTGCTGAACCTCCATACTTTTGATTGACTTTTTGGGTAATTTTATAATGAACTCGGCATAACTTTCCGGTTCTGTTTCTACCTTCATCTCTCCCCTATGCTGTTGAACGACAATATCGTGGCTGATAGATAAACCCAGACCAGTTCCTTCTCCTGCTGGTTTCGTCGTGAAGAATGGGTTGAAAATTTTATCTAAAACTTCTAGTTTTATGCCTTTGCCGTTATCGCGAATGCGAATTTCGACGCGCTCTCCCATATTTTTAGTTTTCACAAGCAGATGCGGTGAAAACTCATCGCCTATTTCTTGTTTCTTTTTATGGGTTGAGTAGCAAGCGTTGTTAATAATATTAAGGAAAACCCGGCTAATGTCTTGGGGTACAACTTCAACCTCGCCAATTTCAGGATCGCAGTCACTTTCTATGGTAATGTTAAAAGAAGCATCCTTAGCACGCATCCCGTGATAAGCCAAATTCACATACTCTGCCAATAAACTATTTATATCCGTTGCTTGCCAGTGACCGCGTTCGCCGCGAGAATGCAGAAGCATATTGCTGACAATGCTTTCTGCTCTTTGACCGTGATGATTGATTTTATGGAGATTTTGTTTGAGGTCGCTGAAAATTTCGGTTATATAATCGCTTGTTTCCGCTCCCAATTGCTCTGTATGATTTTCAATTTCTGCAACTAATTCTTCAATTAATTCAGAGGAAACTTCAGCGAAATTATTGACGAAGTTCAAAGGATTTCTGATTTCGTGGGCAATTCCCGCCGTTAAACTTCCCAGAGAAGCGAGCTTTTCTTGTACGATAATCTGACTTTGCATAGCTCTGAGATTTTCTTCCACCCGCTGACGCTCGACAATTTCCCTTTGCAATTGCTCAACAGTCTGAGAAAGCTCTGTTGTCCGTTCCAAAACTTTGATTTCTAACTGTTCGTTAGCTTTTTCCAGTACTTCCTGTGCTTGCTTGCGCTCGGTGATGTCGCGCACGATCGCAACATATTGTTGCAAATCTCGATTCGTTTGGGAAGCATCGCGGGAGAATCGGTTTGAAATGGCAACTTCCAGGATGCGTGAGGTGCCATCGAAGTGGCTGGGGGTTTGTTCGCTGCGCGTAGGCCAATCATTTGGGTCAGCCGCCAATTGCGGCAGTAACGTCTGCAAGTGAGTTCCAAGCAATTGAGTATAGGTCAATCCAAATAACTGTTCGGCAGCTGGATTAACTTGACGAATTATACCGTTTTCATCCAGGACAACAATAGCATCCAAGGCAATGTTAAAAAGTTGTTCTGCTGCTTCTCGCGACTCATCCATCGAGATAACTTGGGGTAAACTTGTCCAACAGGCGATCGCTACACCCGTAAAAGCTACACATAGCAGCAAAACTAACAAAAGATTCGAGCCGCTAGGAGAATTTACACTTAATCTGATGCCGGAGAACCAACCAATTGCGACGGCGCTACAGATTAGTAAAATTAAAATCAGTACCTGAAACCCTACAAAGTCTGCGATCTGGCTTTTCGCTTGCTTGCGGTAAAGACGAATCCACCAACTCCGATGAAAAGGCGCAAGAGAAATACGACGGATAACCAAGTCAATTGCCAAAATTCCAGCAGGAACTAGCAGTCCCAGAAAAAAGTCTTGCTGACCGGAAGCAAATCCTCCCACAGTTAGCATCATCGCATCCACAAGGAAAATACCCAGCGACAACCAAGGCCACCTCGCTTCTGGCTTGCCTCGGTTAAGCCAGATTCCCAAATGGAAAAGCATCGTACACGATACCACTCCCACGTTGGCGAAGACCACCAGTCGGTCTAGATTTACCCAAAATAGGCACAGTAAACCCAGAACCAAAACTGGAATCAGACCTGGGCCGAATACTCCACGACGAGAGACAACCCCAAATACGGGGGAGATATGCCCATCTATAGCCAATTGGTAGGTAATGCGAGGGCAGTTAGAAACAACTGTAGCGTAACTCAGCAGACAACTAGCCGCTACGATGAAAATGGCTAGAGAACTAGCACTACTACCCCAAAGAGGTTGTGCAGCAGCTGATAGATTTAAAAAGGCGTCACCACCTAAATCGGGAGCATCGGCTAGGCGCATCATCACCCAGCAACCTCCCAAAAACATTGTTGGAATCAAGTAAGCCGAAATTTTGAGAAACTTGGTCGTCTCGCTGGGGTTACGGCTATCTGCCACAAAGGAAGAAGAAGTTTCGCACGAGTAAAAGCTAAAGGCAGCAAAATAAAACCACTTCATCCAATCTACAAAGCTTAACGGAGGCCAACTATCGGGAAAAAGGCCGGGACTATTTGGCGCAAAGGCTAACCATAGAAAACCTTGAATATTAAAAATTAGTAATAGTAAAAATGCCGGTATAGCAAAAAATAAATGAGCGATGCTCAAGGCGCGTGTACCGCTGAAGGTTAAGATTAACGGCAGAATGGTGAAGGCAATTTCCAATAATTTGTTCGGAAAAGTTAACCCAGCTTGTTTTAAATTTACCTCAATCAGTTGAGCCATTACGATCGCGTAAATTGGTGTGGAAGCAACCCAAGCTAACCAATATCCACTGGCAGCATAGCGACCCAAAAACGGATATTTCCTCAGCAGTCGAGTCGTGTAGTTAGGCGTTCCCCCCGCCATGTCTGGAAAATGTTCGCCCAGCCGCCTCACCTGAAGGTTGAGCATCGCACCCATGAATACACCGGGAAGCCAGACTAATATGGCATTCGGCCCTATGGCGGCATCAATGATGGGAATCAAGCCCACCCAATTGATAATCGCCGTGAGGCCAAAGCCCCAAGTTTCCAGGGGACTGAGGGTGCGCTGGAGGCGCATGGGCGATCCCAGGTTGTGCTTTCCACCTAGAAAAGGCCGATCTTCTTCTGATTGGAAGCCTTTCCAAGACTCCGGTTGGGTTTCTCTTGACATTGATTTTACCTAACATCTTTTTGAAAACGTATTGGAAACGTAGTTGTCACCCTATTTGCCAGCACATTCCAGGCTCAGCCATCCCAAGTAATTAAGAGCTTTGGATCGCAGCTTCAAAATCTATATTCTTGTTTATATTTCCCCATGATGTTTCCTGGCTAACAGTTTAATTGTTAATTTTTAATTTTTAACTAATGGGGAGACCCGGTGCGGTCAAAAGCCGTTGGTAGATTTTTTCTTGTTTCTTGTTCTACCAACTACTTATTACCGCACCCCCGTACTGGGGGAGAGTAAACTATTACCTGATTGCGCCCCCGCTTCTTCGCCTGATACAATGCTTCATCCGCCAGTGCAACGAGCATCGCGATCGAAGAAGTCGAGGCAGGCATGGTACTGGCAACCCCCAAGCTGAGGGTAACGTATTCCCCGATACCGGAAGTAGCATGAACAATTTTGAGCGCCTCAACTTCAGCGCGAATCTTTTCTGCGACCGATACTGCCCCTTCCACTCCAGTATTGGTCAAAATCACAGCAAATTCCTCGCCACCATAGCGAGCGACCAAATCAGTTGGGCGTTCGACGGCGCGGCTAATCGCTTTTGCCACCTGTTGGATGCAATGGTCACCTGCTTGATGCCCGTAAGTGTCGTTGTAAAGCTTGAAACAATCAATGTCGCACAAAACTAGCGATAAGAGCTTGTGTTCCCCTGCCATTTGCAACCAGATTTGGTCGAGATACTCATCAAAGCGACGACGATTCGCCACCCCAGTTAAACTATCCAACTTGGCTAAATGTTCCAACTCTTGATTGGCTTCTTGGAGTCGATCGTAGAGTTCGGCTTGCTGAATGGCGATCGCTAGTTGGGTTGCTAATGAAGCAAGCAAGTCAACCTCAAACGGTTGCCAAGCTCTTGACTCCGTACAGTGATGGGCAATCAGCAATCCCCACAGGGCGTCTCCTTGCATAAGCGACACCACAAGCTTTGCCTTCACCTGTAACTCATGCAAAAACTCAACAAGGCATGGAGTGATGGTTTCAGTTTCGACATTGGCAATGGCACGAGTGCGTCCTTGTTTGTACAGATCGCGGTACTCGACGGGAAAAACTTCGGCGGGGAAAGTACGCCCCAAAATTGGTTGCCAACAGGGCGCAACTGCCTCCGTAACAGCACTGCCTGTGCCATCCGTCCAGAGGCGGTAAATTAACACCCGATCGCACCCCAAAAATTGGCGCACTTCCGTCACAGTCGTATTGAGAATATCCGATAGTTGTAACGATCGGCGAATGCGTTGAGCGATTTGAGCGACAAGTTGCTCGCGTTTGGTTTGCTGTCCAAAAGCGTCCTCGGCTCGCTTACGCTCAGTAATCTCTCGTTGAATCGCGATCCAATGCGTATACCACCCAGTTTTATCGGCAACCGGTGCAATATTGAGTTCTACCCAAAACTCAGACCCATCCTTACAGTAGTTAATAAATTCCGCTCTCACTGGCTGCCATGCCTTCAGTGCTGCCCGAATCTTGGCACAGTTTGCCCGGTCAGTTTTGGGGCCTTGAAGAATACGCGGAGTTTTGCCCAATACCTCTTCTGCACTGTAGCCAGTCATCCGAGAAAAAGCTTGGTTGACATATAAAATTCGAGGCCCGGGTTCGTTAATCGGCTCAGCTTCAGTAATCACAACAGCATCATTAGCGTTCACGACGACCGATTCGAGCAAATGTAACTGGTGTTCTGCTTGTTTGCGGCCAGTTATGTCACTTAAAGAACCGACAATGCGCTCAATCTTGCCATCGCTTCCTCGCTTCGGCAGCCCTCGCACCAGCACCCAACGGTAGGTGCCATCTCGGTGCTGGATCTGATGCTCGCTGATAAACTGAGTGCTGAAATCGTGCCGTGTTTGGCTGGCAAGATACTCAGTCATTTGAGCTTTGATTTGTGCTTGCGCTTGAGGATGCAGCCGATTCCACCACTCTTCAATGCTAGAGCCAATTTCAGATTCTCCATACCCCAGCAGGGCTTTCCAGCGGGGAGAAAAGTAAACTCGATCGGTTTTGAGATCCCAATCCCAAAGGCCATCGTTGCTTGCTTGCATGGCAAGAGCATACCGATCTTCGCTCAGCCGCAGCGCTTCGACCAGTTCGGCTTGAGAGACAGCTATACTGAGACGATTGGCTAACTGTTGCAGGAGTTCGATCTCAAATGTTGACCACTGGCGTGGTTTTTGACACTGGTGAGCTATCAGTAACCCCCAAAGTTTTGACTGGAACAGTATTGGCACAACCAGCTTTGCTTTGACGTTAAACTGTTGGAGAAATTCGATTAGGCATCTCGATATCGAAGCTTGTTTGATGTCTCCGATCGCTTTAATGTGTCCCTGGCAGTAGTGCTGATGAATTTCCACTGGAAAAACTTCAGATGGAAATGTTTGTCCTAAAATCGGCAGATATTTAGGATCGACAGACTCTGCCACAGCACTGCCAGTGCCATCTAGCCACAATCGATAGACTAACAAACGATCGCACCTTAAAAATTTACGTACCTCCGTCACCGCAGTCTGGAGAATATCTTCCAAGTTCAACGATTGACAAATTTTAAGTGTGATAGCTTCCAGCAATTGTAGAGATTGATTTTGGCGTTTTAAATTCTGCTCAACTTGTAGATATTTAAATTTATTAAAGAGCCATTTAAACATAAGCGATCGCTTATCCTTTTTTATAAATAAAGATTTTTAGGAGCAAGAATTCTTTCCTTCTACTCCTAACCTTTAACTTTGGTATAGCGTGGGTCTGACTTACCCAACTGCCGGGGAGCTTGTTGTAATTTGAGGTGGAGCGATCAGCGGAAAAGTCGTCGGTTGGCTAATCAGATAACCCTGAACAAAGGTTGCACCTCGCTGTCTGACCCAATCCAGTTCTTCAGGCGATTCGATGCCTTCAGCGATCGTTTGAATATTCAAGTGACTGGCCAGTTCTAGTATTTTCTCAGTAACGAAAGCTTTATAAGAGTCTGCTTGCACATTGCGAATCAGGCTCATATCAAGTTTAATAAAATCGGGACGCAGTTGGTGCAGCAAGTTGAGATTGGAACCCCCTGCGCCAAAATCATCCAACGCCATACAAAAACCCGCTTCTCGGTAGATGTTGAGAATCCCTTTGAGATGTTCGGTATCTTGAGGCTGATGAGACTCAACAACCTCGAAAACGATCTGTTCGTGAGAAATGCCCGCTTCATCAATAGCTTGCATTGTCGAGCGTAAGCAGGAAGTAGGATCGTAAATCGATGTGGGAGAAAAGTTGATAAAAATGTGTTCTTTGATTTGGTGTCGCTTGGTCTCGCGAATTGCCGTGCGCCTAGCGATCAGATCGAGCTGAACTAAGATACCTGCTTCTGTTGCTGATGAGAACATTGGGCCGGGAGGAATAAAGCTCCCATTGGGAGCGATTCCACGGAGTAAGGCTTCGTGACCGAAAATATCCGAGGTGTCTTGAGCAGAGACGATCGGCTGAAATTGACAGGTAACTCGATCGGCTGCTAGCAAGTCGAGCAACCAACCCGACTGGTTAAGACGAGTGAGACGAGCCAAGGAAGTTGTGCGAGCGCAATCGCGAAGTTCCGGGGCTTTGGTGTCCGCCATGAACAATGCCCGCGTGTTTTTCAACTCATTTTGCGTCAGAATACCAGCTAAGGTATTAACGCAAGTTTCTGTTTGGATTTCTTCCAACTCAATGGCAAGACACTGCCCGTCCTCCTTGAGTTCGTAGTCCAGCTCGGCTTTACGCAGGTAGTAGAGGACTTTCGTCATACTATGACCCGAGGGAAACCACAGATATAATCTGCCCGTTCCCTCTATTTTGGTGGGTAAGGTTTCGCAGCGGGCACAAACGCTATGAGGCTGAGTAGGTTTCATACGCTAGTTCGATCGGGGCTAACTAACGATCTTAATTATTCCCTGGTGGATGCAAGTATTCTCTGGATTGAGCAAAGCTTTGTCGCTGGTCTTAGATTAGACTTTTTTGGTCTGATTTCAACCTATTACGCTTACCGACATCCTCAGCGAATTTGCTGAGATCGCCGATAAAGTGGTACATATGTACTTAATTGGAGTTAGGATGGGTGAAAATCCTCAGTTGGTATCTAATTTTAGCTAAAAATAGAATTTAGAGCCTTGGAGTCACAGGTCTATTCCGAAATCTCAAGTAGCAAAATCCTTGCATACTTACATCAAAAGCATCCAGGCATCGAAAAATACGATCGATTACACCTGGCTCAGGAAACCTGGCAGCAATGGCTCAAAGCGTTGAAACAACAAGCCAGCACTTCTTGTGCTGTAGCTGAAACAGGCTCCTGAGAACAGCAG
It includes:
- a CDS encoding EAL domain-containing protein, whose translation is MTKVLYYLRKAELDYELKEDGQCLAIELEEIQTETCVNTLAGILTQNELKNTRALFMADTKAPELRDCARTTSLARLTRLNQSGWLLDLLAADRVTCQFQPIVSAQDTSDIFGHEALLRGIAPNGSFIPPGPMFSSATEAGILVQLDLIARRTAIRETKRHQIKEHIFINFSPTSIYDPTSCLRSTMQAIDEAGISHEQIVFEVVESHQPQDTEHLKGILNIYREAGFCMALDDFGAGGSNLNLLHQLRPDFIKLDMSLIRNVQADSYKAFVTEKILELASHLNIQTIAEGIESPEELDWVRQRGATFVQGYLISQPTTFPLIAPPQITTSSPAVG
- a CDS encoding sensor histidine kinase; translated protein: METLDLEFLIEDLPKILSSMKVGVDRIRHIVLSLCNFSRLNEADMKPVDIHDGLENALLILQHRLQANEERPAIQVIKEYGNLPLVRCYAAELNQVFMNILANAIDTLDNFYVQPPFDNIPNHSPSITIRTFIIAENYRIAIEIGDNGTGMAPGVKERIFEPFFTTKSIGNGTGLGLYVSYQIVVEKHGGMLNCLSALGQGTKFCIEIPSGCNSNAKTI
- a CDS encoding hybrid sensor histidine kinase/response regulator — its product is MTYKLLFVDDESDLESLITQKFRKKVRAAEYQLIFARNGQEALQKVQEYPDLDMVLTDINMPIMDGLALVAKLNDMVPTLKTVVISAYSDIKNIRKAMNSGAFDFLTKPIDFEDLEITINKTLAHVKQLRENLRDRQEKEEALRQSEACAREKAAQLELALEELQRTQAMLIQSEKMSSLGQIVAGVAHEINNPVNFIYGNLDHVSAYIQSIIDLFELYQQCYPNPDPKIRALIEEKEFDFVWEDLPKILSSMKVGADRIRKIVLTLRNFSRLDEAEMKQVNIHEGIDSTLVILQNRLKTKSDSPTIEIIKEYGDLPFLECYAGQLNQVFMNVLSNAIDALQEQMKELPVSYPSPCIWISTSVLNRDWVRIIIKDNGPGINNCIKGQLFQPFFTTKEPGKGTGLGLAISYQIIVEKHGGRIQCLSKPGEGAEFAIDIPVRQSARVQLKAS
- a CDS encoding tetratricopeptide repeat protein, which codes for MWSVAGPVSGQALVPHTLQLDSAQLEQQGISLAQEAAQLAQFQQYEVALSRARLATQLAPKNYQAWFLLGGLYLQTNQADKGIDALRQARSLKPDEPSILFAIGSAYFQQEKYQDAIASLQEGLKLKPDSAEALFDLGNSYYRLKKFPDAIAQYQKAVSSDGKFWPAINNIGLIKYEQGDMQGAIKQWEAALAIEKEAAEPKLAIAVALYTKGDREQGLAMAEAALKTDDRYGDVEFLKENLWGEKLIRDTQKLIETPRIQATLAQSQSQTERKPSN
- a CDS encoding ATP-binding protein; its protein translation is MSRETQPESWKGFQSEEDRPFLGGKHNLGSPMRLQRTLSPLETWGFGLTAIINWVGLIPIIDAAIGPNAILVWLPGVFMGAMLNLQVRRLGEHFPDMAGGTPNYTTRLLRKYPFLGRYAASGYWLAWVASTPIYAIVMAQLIEVNLKQAGLTFPNKLLEIAFTILPLILTFSGTRALSIAHLFFAIPAFLLLLIFNIQGFLWLAFAPNSPGLFPDSWPPLSFVDWMKWFYFAAFSFYSCETSSSFVADSRNPSETTKFLKISAYLIPTMFLGGCWVMMRLADAPDLGGDAFLNLSAAAQPLWGSSASSLAIFIVAASCLLSYATVVSNCPRITYQLAIDGHISPVFGVVSRRGVFGPGLIPVLVLGLLCLFWVNLDRLVVFANVGVVSCTMLFHLGIWLNRGKPEARWPWLSLGIFLVDAMMLTVGGFASGQQDFFLGLLVPAGILAIDLVIRRISLAPFHRSWWIRLYRKQAKSQIADFVGFQVLILILLICSAVAIGWFSGIRLSVNSPSGSNLLLVLLLCVAFTGVAIACWTSLPQVISMDESREAAEQLFNIALDAIVVLDENGIIRQVNPAAEQLFGLTYTQLLGTHLQTLLPQLAADPNDWPTRSEQTPSHFDGTSRILEVAISNRFSRDASQTNRDLQQYVAIVRDITERKQAQEVLEKANEQLEIKVLERTTELSQTVEQLQREIVERQRVEENLRAMQSQIIVQEKLASLGSLTAGIAHEIRNPLNFVNNFAEVSSELIEELVAEIENHTEQLGAETSDYITEIFSDLKQNLHKINHHGQRAESIVSNMLLHSRGERGHWQATDINSLLAEYVNLAYHGMRAKDASFNITIESDCDPEIGEVEVVPQDISRVFLNIINNACYSTHKKKQEIGDEFSPHLLVKTKNMGERVEIRIRDNGKGIKLEVLDKIFNPFFTTKPAGEGTGLGLSISHDIVVQQHRGEMKVETEPESYAEFIIKLPKKSIKSMEVQQ
- a CDS encoding response regulator; the protein is MKVMVVDDEEDIQFLFKQKFRREIKDGKIEFNFALSAEAALDYLQKQGEASVVLLLSDINMPGMNGLELLKIIKTNYKSLKVIMITAYGDENTYQKAIAYGANDYVNKPINFDNLKRLVFGEI
- a CDS encoding diguanylate cyclase domain-containing protein, with amino-acid sequence MFKWLFNKFKYLQVEQNLKRQNQSLQLLEAITLKICQSLNLEDILQTAVTEVRKFLRCDRLLVYRLWLDGTGSAVAESVDPKYLPILGQTFPSEVFPVEIHQHYCQGHIKAIGDIKQASISRCLIEFLQQFNVKAKLVVPILFQSKLWGLLIAHQCQKPRQWSTFEIELLQQLANRLSIAVSQAELVEALRLSEDRYALAMQASNDGLWDWDLKTDRVYFSPRWKALLGYGESEIGSSIEEWWNRLHPQAQAQIKAQMTEYLASQTRHDFSTQFISEHQIQHRDGTYRWVLVRGLPKRGSDGKIERIVGSLSDITGRKQAEHQLHLLESVVVNANDAVVITEAEPINEPGPRILYVNQAFSRMTGYSAEEVLGKTPRILQGPKTDRANCAKIRAALKAWQPVRAEFINYCKDGSEFWVELNIAPVADKTGWYTHWIAIQREITERKRAEDAFGQQTKREQLVAQIAQRIRRSLQLSDILNTTVTEVRQFLGCDRVLIYRLWTDGTGSAVTEAVAPCWQPILGRTFPAEVFPVEYRDLYKQGRTRAIANVETETITPCLVEFLHELQVKAKLVVSLMQGDALWGLLIAHHCTESRAWQPFEVDLLASLATQLAIAIQQAELYDRLQEANQELEHLAKLDSLTGVANRRRFDEYLDQIWLQMAGEHKLLSLVLCDIDCFKLYNDTYGHQAGDHCIQQVAKAISRAVERPTDLVARYGGEEFAVILTNTGVEGAVSVAEKIRAEVEALKIVHATSGIGEYVTLSLGVASTMPASTSSIAMLVALADEALYQAKKRGRNQVIVYSPPVRGCGNK